The DNA sequence CGACGACGGCGCGGTCGGCCGACGCGTTGATGCACGCGGCGGCGAACTCGGGCTGGTGGTTCACCGCGCCCGCCGTCTCGATGCCGATGCACGGATGGATCGACGGCATCGCGAGCGAGACGTTCCCCATGTCGGTCGAGAACGTGATGTCGCCGTCGCCGTAGCGCCGTCCG is a window from the Acidimicrobiia bacterium genome containing:
- a CDS encoding amidohydrolase, giving the protein GRRYGDGDITFSTDMGNVSLAMPSIHPCIGIETAGAVNHQPEFAAACINASADRAVVEGALALALTAIRAAAPGALRDRLLTA